The Planctellipticum variicoloris DNA window TCGCCCGCGAAGGTCTCGTCGGTTGTGCCGACGAGGACCGCGTCGCCCAGCGGCAGGATGAACACCAGCCGGCCGTCCCCCGCTTCGGCATAAACGCCATGCGGCCCGACAGCAGCGACCAGTTGCGGATTCCAGCTAACGAAGTGGCTCCCCTTCGTCCCGCCGAAGTAGGACGTCGGCTGCCCGGTCAGCCGACCGAGCGTCGCATCGCCCCAGGCGCCGGTCGTATTGACGATCGCGGACGGCCGAATCACTCGCAGTTCGTCGCCGGTCGCCTGATCGGAAATCCGTAACGAATCCCCGATCGCCTGCAGCGAGGCGTGTGTGAAGACCGTCAGGTCGGTCCCCTGAGCGCGGGCGGTCGCCTCGGCGTCGGCCAGCAGCGCCACGACAAACCGCTCGGGAAACGGCATTTGCGAGTCGTAATAGGCCAGCAACTGCTGAAAGCGCTGCGGGTTAACCCGCGGGACATCGGGCGTGCCGACCGCTGCTGCCCGGCTCGGGGGCAACTGGTCTCGGCCGGCCAGCCAGTCGTACATGGTCAGCCCCAGCCGGACGGGCCAGAACCCCCGTTCGGGCCGGGGGCCCAGCCACGAACCGATGGCGGTCCGCGTCAGTCCGACGAACCCCGCCGCGGCATGGACCAGTCCCGACCACGACTGCCGGACAGGGATAAAGAGTTCGAGCGGCCGGACGAAATGGGGTGCGGTATCGAGCATCTGCTGCCGCTCGCGAAGCGATTCCCGCACGAGTCCGACGTCGCCGTATTCGAGATACCGCAGCCCGCCGTGAATCAGCCGGGAGGACTTGGCGGTCGCCCCGCCGGCCAGATCGTGCGCCTCGACGAGGCAGACCGGAAGTCCCTGATGCACGAGCTCGCGGGCCACGCCGACGCCGTGGACGCCGCCGCCGAGGACGAGAATAGGATTTGCGGGGAGCTGGGGCATGGGGTGGAAAATCTCGCAACGGGGCGGTGATCGCAGTTTTGAGTTTAGCAGATCGCCACCCGTGGTTAAGTCGGTGCGGGTTACGTGACGGGAGACGGGAAGCATCGCGGGCAAACAGGCTGATGCTCGGAATGCTGCGTTGACATGCACTCGGCGAGTCCGTTGCACGGGCCAACGGGTTCGACGGCCAGCGACCACAACCCGGCAGGCGGGAGCCTGCCCTACAGCTTGCTGGTAATGACCTCCAGCGCCGCCTGCAACTGTTCCGGCGAACCGAACAGGACCAGTGTGTCGCCCGCGGCCAGCGGGAGATCTGCAGGGGGATTAGCGTGCGTCTCCGAACCCCGTCGCACCGCCACGATCGATGCGCCGGTCTTCGTCCGCAGGCCGCTTTCCGCCAGCGTTCGCCCGGCCAGCGGGGAGTCGGCCGACAGTACGGCGGTTTCCAGTTCGGACGTCGCGAACAGGTCCGTCGCCAGGGGCGACAGATCCCGACCCAGCCGCTCGCTGCGCAGAATCTGATACTGCCCGGCCCGGATCTGAGAGGTCAGCCGGCTGATGACGTTGCCGGGGACTTCATATTCCCGCAGCACCCGGGAAAAGATCTCGACGGACGTTTCGAAATCTTCCGGGATAATCTCCGAGGCGCCCAGCTTCCGCAGCTCGTCCACCTCGGTCAGAAATCGCGTCCGGACGATGATCCGCAGATCCGGACGAAGTTTCCGGGCCAGCGCGACGGTCTGCCGGATGGACGTCGGATCGGAGACGACCACGACATACGCCCGGGCCGAGCCGATGCCGGCATGCTCCAGCACCGCCGTCCGCGTGCAGTCGCCGTAGAGGACGTGTTCGCCGGTCTTGCGACGCTGGCGGACGGTTTCGGGGTTCATCTCCAGCACCACGTACTCGATGCCGGTTTCGTTGAGGACGCGGGCCAGGTTCCGGCCGTTGAGTCCGTAGCCGGCGATCACGACATGGTCCTGGAGGTGCGGATGGCCCGCTTGATCGGCAAGCTGGGCGGCTTCGGCCTGTTTGACGGCCTCTTCGCCCCACCAGGTCTGCAGCCAGCTCCAGGTTCGCGCGCCCGAATTGATCAAAAACGGCGTCAGCCCCATTGTCAGCACGGCCGCCGACAGAAAGATCTGGTAGTCGCCGGGTTCGAGCAATTCGGCCTCCAGCCCCCGCACCGCCAGGACGAAGGAGAATTCCCCCACCTGCGCCAGCGCCAGCCCCGCCAGCCAGGCGGTTCGCAACGGGTAACCCAGCAGTTTCGTCGGCAGAGCGACGCAGACAAACTTGAGAACCACCAGCGCCAGCACCGTGAGCACCACGAGCGCCAGATTGGCCAGCATGAAGCGCACGTCGAGCAGCATCCCGACCGACACAAAAAACAGACTGCTCAGCGTATCGCGAAACGGCAGGACCTCCGCCAGCGTCTGATGTCCGTATTCAGACTCCGCCAGCAACAGTCCCGCCAGAAACGCCCCCAGCGCCAGGGACAGCCCCGCCCAGGCCGTCAGCGTCGCCGTGCCGATGCAGACCACGAAGATCGCAATCAGAAACAGCTCGCGATTCCGCGTCCGCACGATCTGGTGCAGCAGTCCGGGAATCAGAGTGCGACCGGCGATCAGGATCCCGGCGACGGTCGCCAGGCCGAGCAACAGGCTTCCCAATGCGCCGACGACATTCGCGGCGCCGTCGGCGAGCAGCGGAATCATCAGCATGCAGACCACCACCAGCAGATCCTGGAAGAGCAGAACCGCTGCCGCCACCCGGCCGTGCGGCGATTCCATCTCGCCCCGGTCCGCCAGCAGCTTGAACACGACAGCGGTGCTCGACATCGCCACCAGCATGCCGGCGAAGATGGCCGAATTGAGCGACCCGAGATACCACCAGGTGGCCGCCACCGAAACCGCCGCGCACCCCAGCACCTGCGGCGCACCGATCTGCAGCATCAGTCGAGACATCGCCAGCAGCCTGCCGAGCGAGAACTCCAGCCCGACCGTAAACAGCAGCACGACCACGCCGGTCTCGGCGAGCAGGTGCACGTCTTCCAGGTCGCTGACAAGCTTCAGCCCATGCGGACCAACCAGCACTCCCGAAACCAGCAGCCCGACAACCGACGGCACGCGAAAGCGATGAAACGCGAAGACCACCAGCGCGGAAACCGTATAGACGACCAGCAGTTCCGTGAGAA harbors:
- a CDS encoding glycerol-3-phosphate dehydrogenase/oxidase, which gives rise to MPQLPANPILVLGGGVHGVGVARELVHQGLPVCLVEAHDLAGGATAKSSRLIHGGLRYLEYGDVGLVRESLRERQQMLDTAPHFVRPLELFIPVRQSWSGLVHAAAGFVGLTRTAIGSWLGPRPERGFWPVRLGLTMYDWLAGRDQLPPSRAAAVGTPDVPRVNPQRFQQLLAYYDSQMPFPERFVVALLADAEATARAQGTDLTVFTHASLQAIGDSLRISDQATGDELRVIRPSAIVNTTGAWGDATLGRLTGQPTSYFGGTKGSHFVSWNPQLVAAVGPHGVYAEAGDGRLVFILPLGDAVLVGTTDETFAGDPGTAVATEAELSYLRGLVEEVMGVTLTAEDITLHYSGVRPLPRADESSNAAVSREHFIRDDVWAGVPLWTLVGGKLTTWRPVAEQLADRVLERLALPRQASLADLPIPGAEDYAALQPDPVATLTRELSPLGVSAEEVAALWPLFGSRLRAVLRDAGDDRTPVAGTALSRAVVRWMIRHEHVQTLEDLVERRLLLVFGRELTRATLVDLAALLVECDRLSAEEADAAVEETVTRLRLHFGRRFA
- a CDS encoding cation:proton antiporter; this encodes MFLTELLVVYTVSALVVFAFHRFRVPSVVGLLVSGVLVGPHGLKLVSDLEDVHLLAETGVVVLLFTVGLEFSLGRLLAMSRLMLQIGAPQVLGCAAVSVAATWWYLGSLNSAIFAGMLVAMSSTAVVFKLLADRGEMESPHGRVAAAVLLFQDLLVVVCMLMIPLLADGAANVVGALGSLLLGLATVAGILIAGRTLIPGLLHQIVRTRNRELFLIAIFVVCIGTATLTAWAGLSLALGAFLAGLLLAESEYGHQTLAEVLPFRDTLSSLFFVSVGMLLDVRFMLANLALVVLTVLALVVLKFVCVALPTKLLGYPLRTAWLAGLALAQVGEFSFVLAVRGLEAELLEPGDYQIFLSAAVLTMGLTPFLINSGARTWSWLQTWWGEEAVKQAEAAQLADQAGHPHLQDHVVIAGYGLNGRNLARVLNETGIEYVVLEMNPETVRQRRKTGEHVLYGDCTRTAVLEHAGIGSARAYVVVVSDPTSIRQTVALARKLRPDLRIIVRTRFLTEVDELRKLGASEIIPEDFETSVEIFSRVLREYEVPGNVISRLTSQIRAGQYQILRSERLGRDLSPLATDLFATSELETAVLSADSPLAGRTLAESGLRTKTGASIVAVRRGSETHANPPADLPLAAGDTLVLFGSPEQLQAALEVITSKL